A genomic region of Pelodiscus sinensis isolate JC-2024 chromosome 1, ASM4963464v1, whole genome shotgun sequence contains the following coding sequences:
- the LOC142829166 gene encoding olfactory receptor 52D1-like: MAAFNLNASDPSTFILMGIPGLEAAHVWISIPFCGCYLIGLLGNFLVLFVVVKEQTLHQPMYLLLCMLAFADIATSSSVVPKALCIFWFNWKGITLAGCLTQTFFLNTVVVTESAVLVTMAFDRYVAICNPLRYSTILSNERIAKLGLVGLIRALLIILPMPLILSRLPFCDNRIIPQNYCDCMTVAKLSCGDIAVIKLHGLVTMVVTMGLDLMLIALSYSLIIRAVLRIPSKEAHVKALNTCTAHLCVMLLYCAPSLFSVMTHWFGQGIAPYIHVIFANVYLLVPSMLNPIIYGVKTKELREKMGQCLRRERVGVLLVKGEMQNEGGCRVWEIMYSYEKCGKWVVQSGVNIDNIDRRSLIIQIIEKFRELLRGNRPSLVNDQPDSRGILVSDTEISETPRVQCLNFMNTLRGSNLTVRTGNRHLGNFKHGGK, from the coding sequence ATGGCAGCTTTTAACCTCAACGCCTCTGACCCTTCAACATTCATCCTcatgggcatccctggcctggaggctgCTCACGTCTGGATTTCCATCCCTTTCTGTGGGTGCTACCTCATTGGCTTGTTGGGAAACttcttggttttgtttgttgTAGTCAAAGAGCAGACACTGCACCAGCCGAtgtacctgctgctctgcatgctggcgTTCGCAGACATCGCCACCTCTTCCTCAGTGGTGCCGAAAGCCCTGTGTATATTTTGGTTTAATTGGAAAGGCATTACTCTGGCTGGCTGCCTCACCCAGACGTTCTTCCTTAACACTGTTGTGGTTACGGAATCAGCTGTACTAGTGACAATGGCCTTCGATCGCTACGTTGCCATATGTAACCCCCTTAGATACAGCACCATCCTCAGCAATGAACGAATAGCTAAGCTAGGACTAGTGGGTTTGATAAGAGCCCTTCTCATCATTCTGCCTATGCCTCTGATTTTGAGCAGGTTGCCCTTCTGTGACAACCGCATTATCCCCCAAAATTACTGTGATTGCATGACTGTGGCGAAGCTCTCTTGTGGGGACATCGCCGTCATCAAATTGCATGGTTTGGTGACAATGGTTGTTACCATGGGGTTAGATCTAATGCTCATTGCCCTGTCCTACAGTCTGATCATCAGGGCTGTCCTCAGAATCCCCTCCAAGGAAGCCCACGTgaaagccctcaacacctgcacCGCCCACCTCTGTGTGATGTTGTTATATTGTGCTCCCAGTCTGTTCTCGGTGATGACACACTGGTTTGGTCAGGGCATCGCTCCTTACATTCACGTCATCTTCGCCAACGTCTATCTCCTTGTCCCCtccatgctcaaccccatcatttatggggtcaaaaccaaagagcttcgtGAGAAGATGGGCCAGTGCCTCCGGAGAGAAAGGGTTGGTGTCCTCCTTGTAAAGGGAGAAATGCAAAATGAGGGTGGTTGCAGGGTGTGGGAAATAATGTATAGCTATGAAAAATGTGGAAAGTGGGTTGTACAAAGTGGTGTCAACATTGACAACATTGACAGACGGAGCCTGATCATTCAGATTATAGAGAAGTTCAGAGAACTCCTCAGGGGGAACAGACCAAGCCTCGTAAATGATCAGCCAGATAGCAGAGGAATTTTAGTATCAGATACTGAAATATCGGAGACCCCCAGAGTGCAATGCTTGAACTTCATGAACACCTTACGAGGTTCTAATTTAACGGTACGAACTGGGAACAGGCACTTAGGGAACTTCAAGCATGGAGGGAAATGA
- the LOC102457827 gene encoding olfactory receptor 52P1-like: MAAFNLTPSEPSSFILMGIPGLEDAHVWIAIPFCICYIFSLLGNVTLLFIVGKEQTLHKPMYLLLCMLAFTDIAMSTSVVPKALCIFWFNWKGITVGGCLTQLFFLHAGSMTHSAVLTTMAFDRYVAICDPLRYTTILSNARIAKLGLVGLTRAVLLMLPIPVLLSRLPFCDNRRIPHTYCEHMAVAKMACADITVNRLYGLGITFVVLGCDLTLIGLSYAQIIRAVLKVSSKEAHQKAVNTCTAHISVMLTSYTPFLFSNLTHRFGQGIAPHVHIIMANLYFLLPPMLNPVIYGAKTKELRDTVGKYARRR, from the coding sequence ATGGCAGCTTTCAATCTCACCCCCTCTGAACCTTCATCCTTCATCCtaatgggcatccctggcctggaagaTGCCCACGTCTGGATTGCCATCCCTTTCTGCATCTGCTACATTTTCAGCCTGTTGGGAAATGTCACCCTTCTGTTTATTGTTGGCaaagagcagaccctgcacaagccgatgtacctgctgctctgcatgctggcgTTCACGGACATTGCCATGTCCACCTCCGTTGTGCCTAAGGCCCTgtgtatattttggttcaattgGAAAGGCATTACGGTGGGAGGTTGCCTCACCCAGTTGTTCTTCCTACATGCCGGTTCCATGACACACTCAGCCGTCCTTACAACAATGGCCTTCGATCGCTATGTTGCCATATGTGACCCTCTGAGATACACCACCATCCTCAGCAATGCACGAATCGCTAAGCTAGGGCTTGTGGGTTTAACAAGAGCTGTTCTCCTCATGCTGCCCATCCCTGTGCTCCTGAGCAGGCTGCCGTTCTGTGACAACCGCCGTATCCCCCACACGTACTGTGAGCACATGGCAGTGGCAAAAATGGCATGTGCGGATATCACAGTCAACAGGCTGTATGGCTTGGGGATAACTTTTGTCGTCCTTGGGTGCGACCTTACACTCATTGGCTTGTCCTACGCTCAGATCATCAGGGCCGTCCTCAAAGTCTCCTCCAAGGAAGCCCACCAGAAAGCCGTCAACACCTGCACTGCCCACATCAGTGTGATGCTGACCTCTTATactcccttcctcttctccaaCCTGACACACCGGTTCGGTCAGGGAATCGCACCCCATGTTCACATCATTATGGCCAACCTctacttcctcctccctcccatgctCAACCC